One window from the genome of Bacteroidota bacterium encodes:
- a CDS encoding methylmalonyl-CoA mutase family protein, producing the protein MSNSIYNEKLNEYNQKVARSKDKGLKYTTVSGEPVKVLYGPHDIENFDYNRDLSFPGEYPYTRGIHPNGYRGKVWTMRQFAGFGSPEDTNERFHYLLKNGQTGLSVAFDLPTLMGWDADAPLSEGEVGICGVSISSLKDMEILFKGIPLDKVSTSMTINSPAAMIFAFYLAVAQKQGVDFKSLRGTLQNDILKEYIAQKEYIYPPHPSMRIIVDMIEYCTNEVPQWNPVSVSGYHIREAGSTSVQELAYTLADGFAYIEACMERGMDIDEFAPRISFFFNSHLDFFEEIAKFRAARRIYAKRMKEKYGAKNPRSWWLRFHTQTAGCTLTAQQPENNIVRTAFQALAAVLGGTQSLHTNSMDETLALPSEKAVKIALRTQQLIAYETGVINSVDPLAGSYMVESMTDKMEAEANRIFDEIDSLGGVIPAIETGYFQKQIADAAYAYQKEVDKKEKIIVGVNEFVETDEKIDIPILTISPEVEKIQRERLADLKQHRSSAGVEASLEAIKNAAENGNNLMPEFVEAAANYVTLGEMIDVLKEPFGIYTEEAVF; encoded by the coding sequence ATGAGTAATTCGATTTACAACGAAAAGCTGAACGAGTACAATCAAAAAGTTGCCCGTTCGAAAGACAAGGGACTGAAGTACACCACAGTGAGCGGTGAACCCGTTAAGGTGCTTTATGGTCCGCATGACATAGAGAATTTTGACTACAATCGCGATTTGAGTTTTCCCGGTGAGTATCCATACACCAGAGGAATTCATCCAAACGGGTACCGGGGAAAGGTGTGGACGATGCGGCAGTTTGCCGGATTCGGTTCACCCGAGGATACAAATGAGCGATTCCATTATTTATTGAAAAATGGTCAGACGGGTCTTTCGGTTGCTTTTGATCTTCCAACACTTATGGGCTGGGATGCCGATGCACCTCTCAGTGAAGGGGAAGTGGGAATATGCGGAGTTTCAATCTCTTCCCTGAAAGATATGGAAATACTGTTTAAGGGAATTCCTTTGGACAAGGTTTCCACTTCCATGACTATAAATTCACCTGCTGCAATGATTTTTGCTTTTTATCTCGCAGTAGCGCAGAAGCAGGGAGTTGATTTTAAGAGTCTCAGAGGTACACTTCAGAATGATATTTTGAAAGAGTATATAGCACAAAAGGAATATATTTATCCTCCACATCCATCAATGCGAATCATTGTGGACATGATCGAGTATTGCACAAATGAAGTGCCGCAATGGAATCCCGTTTCTGTGAGCGGTTATCATATAAGGGAAGCAGGCTCCACATCTGTTCAGGAACTTGCATATACTCTTGCCGATGGTTTTGCCTATATCGAAGCTTGTATGGAACGAGGTATGGACATTGATGAATTTGCCCCGAGAATATCATTTTTCTTCAATTCACACCTTGATTTCTTCGAAGAAATTGCCAAATTCAGGGCTGCAAGAAGAATATATGCCAAGAGAATGAAGGAAAAATATGGTGCAAAAAATCCGAGAAGCTGGTGGTTGAGGTTCCATACCCAGACCGCAGGGTGTACACTCACTGCACAACAGCCTGAAAACAATATCGTAAGAACTGCATTTCAGGCGCTTGCCGCAGTTTTGGGTGGTACACAGTCACTTCATACCAATTCCATGGATGAGACACTTGCACTTCCGAGCGAAAAAGCGGTAAAAATTGCATTGAGAACACAGCAGTTGATAGCTTATGAGACGGGAGTAATCAACTCTGTCGATCCGCTTGCCGGAAGCTACATGGTTGAGTCGATGACTGACAAAATGGAAGCAGAAGCAAACAGAATATTTGATGAAATTGATTCACTTGGCGGTGTAATTCCTGCTATTGAGACGGGTTACTTCCAAAAACAGATTGCGGACGCTGCCTATGCCTATCAAAAAGAAGTGGATAAAAAAGAAAAAATAATCGTCGGTGTGAATGAATTTGTTGAAACTGACGAGAAAATTGATATTCCCATTCTGACAATTTCGCCCGAAGTGGAAAAGATTCAGAGGGAACGGCTCGCCGATTTGAAACAACACAGGAGCAGTGCCGGGGTTGAAGCATCACTCGAAGCAATAAAAAATGCCGCCGAAAACGGTAACAATTTGATGCCCGAGTTTGTGGAAGCTGCGGCAAACTATGTTACACTCGGTGAGATGATAGATGTATTAAAAGAACCATTCGGAATATATACGGAAGAAGCGGTATTTTGA
- the mutL gene encoding DNA mismatch repair endonuclease MutL: MKIRVLPENIASKIAAGEVIQRPESAVKELMENSIDAGATEIELVIKNAGRTLIRVIDNGEGMTEEDALVSIMKHATSKIVVESDLDAITTLGFRGEALSSMIAVAQFEMKTGTSNEQLSTVIKIDDSRTITKDQGGYFKGTDISVKNLFYNIPARRNFLKSDSTELRHVIDVFQRLALGRPDISFKFFTDDSLVHDFPACELVERLAQVFGDKVRNNTIFVEEKTDYLSIKGYLGKPALVKKARGDQYLFLNGRFVSSKQVNFAVFNAYENFLEKGDYPFFVLFLEIDPAKVDVNVHPSKLEVRFDEEKDIYNFVSAVVRKGLGEFDLVPSLSFTVNSLGETEKLGFDNYSRTQRSDFSDRPENTQRSANNWERDFRSGSSSIPKRPVINDSDIDLIFGAISRRVETGEETDDENHPFADAGSGDGQGNATAFGGKSVSVGSYGDKNVDAYTPKIFERIPADTAETDSTPFIIQLHNKYILCQIKTGLMIIDQHVAHERILYEMAKKQLTRGMPLFQQLLFPKVIHTDPARVMLVKELQEYLQRLGFIVKVISKTDLVVESIPSQVKTGEEEKILLEILDQYIENREEKILDATENMAKSFSCKAAIKVGDRLSQEEMRRLIDELFATENPYVCPHGRPVVLKISLDEFDRRFGRTS, from the coding sequence ATGAAAATAAGAGTTTTACCTGAGAATATAGCAAGCAAGATTGCGGCGGGTGAGGTCATCCAGAGGCCTGAATCGGCTGTGAAGGAGTTGATGGAAAACTCTATTGATGCCGGTGCCACTGAGATCGAACTCGTCATTAAAAATGCCGGGAGAACTCTCATAAGAGTGATCGACAATGGTGAGGGGATGACCGAAGAGGATGCTCTGGTTTCCATTATGAAGCATGCTACAAGCAAGATTGTGGTGGAGAGTGATCTTGATGCGATAACAACTCTTGGATTCCGGGGTGAGGCATTAAGTTCGATGATTGCTGTTGCACAGTTTGAAATGAAAACGGGAACAAGCAATGAGCAGCTTTCCACTGTAATTAAAATAGATGACAGCCGAACGATCACGAAGGATCAGGGTGGTTATTTTAAAGGAACGGATATTAGTGTAAAGAATCTTTTTTACAATATTCCCGCAAGAAGAAATTTTTTAAAGTCTGATTCCACAGAATTGCGTCATGTAATCGATGTATTTCAGAGGCTTGCATTGGGGCGACCTGATATAAGTTTTAAATTTTTTACGGATGATTCGCTCGTGCATGATTTCCCGGCGTGTGAACTTGTCGAAAGACTTGCACAGGTTTTTGGGGATAAAGTAAGAAACAATACAATATTCGTTGAAGAAAAAACCGATTATCTTTCGATAAAAGGCTATTTGGGTAAGCCTGCACTTGTGAAGAAGGCAAGGGGAGACCAGTATCTTTTTCTGAACGGAAGGTTTGTTTCGTCGAAGCAGGTGAATTTTGCAGTTTTTAATGCTTATGAAAATTTCCTTGAGAAGGGGGACTATCCTTTTTTTGTCCTTTTTCTCGAGATTGATCCTGCCAAGGTGGATGTAAATGTCCATCCCTCAAAACTCGAAGTGAGATTTGATGAGGAGAAGGATATATATAACTTTGTTAGTGCAGTGGTCAGAAAAGGTCTTGGGGAATTTGATCTTGTCCCTTCACTTTCATTTACGGTGAACAGTCTTGGTGAGACCGAAAAACTTGGTTTTGACAACTATTCCAGAACGCAAAGAAGTGATTTCAGTGACAGACCCGAAAACACTCAACGATCTGCAAACAACTGGGAGAGAGATTTCCGGTCAGGTTCCTCTTCCATTCCCAAGCGTCCCGTGATAAATGACAGCGATATCGACCTGATATTTGGCGCCATTTCGCGAAGAGTAGAAACGGGGGAAGAGACCGATGACGAGAATCATCCATTTGCAGATGCAGGTTCGGGTGATGGTCAGGGAAATGCAACTGCATTTGGAGGTAAGTCAGTGAGTGTTGGATCATACGGTGATAAAAATGTGGATGCCTACACTCCGAAGATTTTTGAGAGAATACCCGCTGACACTGCGGAGACCGACTCGACACCCTTTATCATTCAGTTGCACAACAAATACATATTGTGCCAGATTAAAACGGGTCTGATGATAATTGATCAGCATGTGGCACATGAGAGAATTTTATATGAAATGGCAAAAAAGCAGTTGACGAGAGGGATGCCCCTTTTTCAGCAGCTTCTTTTCCCAAAAGTGATTCATACGGACCCCGCGAGGGTGATGCTGGTTAAGGAGTTGCAGGAATATCTTCAGAGGCTGGGTTTTATTGTAAAAGTAATTTCCAAAACAGATCTGGTTGTTGAAAGCATCCCTTCACAGGTGAAGACGGGTGAGGAAGAAAAGATTCTTTTGGAAATTCTTGATCAGTATATTGAGAACAGGGAAGAGAAAATTTTGGATGCCACTGAAAACATGGCAAAATCATTCTCGTGTAAAGCTGCAATCAAAGTGGGTGACCGGCTCTCGCAGGAAGAGATGCGACGGCTGATAGACGAACTCTTTGCCACCGAGAATCCATATGTCTGTCCACACGGAAGACCTGTCGTTCTGAAAATCTCACTTGATGAATTCGACAGAAGGTTTGGGAGAACATCTTGA
- a CDS encoding dihydrofolate reductase, with product MKRIIIVAVANNFVIGKANGDMSWNVKEDFDHFKATTIGYPVLMGRKTYGFFKKPLRDREHIVITRDKNFDPKFPEVKVFHSLEEGFEYASTISKEKMFIIGGGEIYRQVLEKGLVDEMIISWMRFSAEGEVTFPRFSFEEWNLVSSEARDEFVIARYERTSELQNFGTSVIE from the coding sequence TTGAAGCGAATAATTATCGTCGCTGTGGCAAATAATTTCGTAATCGGCAAAGCCAACGGTGACATGTCGTGGAATGTAAAAGAGGATTTTGACCATTTCAAGGCTACCACCATCGGTTATCCCGTTCTTATGGGGCGAAAAACATACGGTTTTTTCAAAAAACCTCTGCGGGACAGGGAACATATAGTTATAACCCGCGATAAAAACTTTGATCCAAAATTTCCTGAAGTGAAGGTTTTTCATTCACTTGAGGAGGGCTTTGAATATGCAAGCACCATTTCCAAAGAAAAAATGTTTATAATTGGCGGGGGTGAAATTTACCGGCAGGTTCTCGAAAAAGGACTGGTGGATGAGATGATAATTTCGTGGATGAGGTTTTCTGCCGAAGGAGAGGTGACTTTCCCACGGTTTAGCTTTGAGGAGTGGAACCTTGTAAGCAGTGAAGCACGGGATGAGTTTGTAATTGCAAGGTACGAGAGAACTTCGGAACTTCAGAACTTCGGAACTTCGGTGATAGAATAA
- the thyA gene encoding thymidylate synthase, producing the protein MKEYLDLVRLVMNEGVRKPSRTGIDTISYFSANYRVDISKGFPLLTTKKMIWKSLLHEVLWYLSGEDHIRNLRQHTKIWDAWADEEGNLETAYGYYWRKFPSAEMDENGNWQVRQVDQIRYIIDEIKRNPYSRRLIVTAWEPGNATKSKLPPCHYTFAFNVQGNRLNCHLTQRSGDIALGIPFNLAAYSMLTMIIANETGLEPGIFSHTIIDAHIYVADKGTPQEKYDHLEGLKLQLERVPLPLPTLKIAKKPIDELKFEDFELVGYTSHPAIKFEVAV; encoded by the coding sequence ATGAAAGAATACCTGGACCTTGTCCGTCTCGTAATGAACGAAGGAGTTCGTAAACCATCACGGACGGGGATTGATACGATATCTTATTTTTCAGCGAATTATCGTGTGGATATTTCAAAAGGATTTCCACTTCTGACGACCAAAAAGATGATCTGGAAATCGCTTTTACACGAAGTTTTATGGTATCTCTCGGGTGAAGACCACATCAGGAATTTGAGGCAGCACACAAAGATTTGGGATGCCTGGGCTGACGAGGAAGGAAATCTTGAAACCGCCTACGGTTATTACTGGAGGAAATTTCCCTCCGCTGAAATGGATGAAAACGGTAACTGGCAGGTAAGGCAGGTTGATCAGATAAGATATATTATTGACGAAATAAAGAGAAATCCATACAGCCGCAGACTGATTGTAACAGCCTGGGAACCGGGAAATGCCACAAAAAGCAAACTTCCTCCGTGTCACTACACCTTTGCATTTAATGTTCAGGGGAACAGACTGAACTGTCACCTTACCCAAAGATCGGGGGACATAGCTCTCGGAATACCTTTCAACCTTGCGGCTTACTCGATGCTCACCATGATAATCGCAAATGAAACGGGACTTGAGCCGGGGATTTTCAGTCACACCATTATAGATGCTCATATATATGTAGCCGATAAAGGAACCCCGCAGGAGAAGTATGACCACCTCGAAGGATTGAAATTACAGCTTGAGAGGGTACCGCTTCCACTTCCCACACTTAAAATTGCCAAAAAACCGATTGATGAGTTGAAATTCGAGGATTTTGAACTGGTTGGATATACAAGTCACCCTGCGATTAAATTCGAGGTTGCCGTTTGA
- a CDS encoding M1 family metallopeptidase, producing the protein MFRFAIVPLIILLSFSGFAQNFEINEYMPLNIREAVESGFRTPEGKPGKNYVMNDVAYKIDAELFPVEGVVKGKINIEYKNNFPKNLTKLVLRLYQDAFKKGVARDFQINPKDVHDGTVISDLKIDGVEIDLKSGMINRSGTLMTISLDSPLLSGAKVSLAMNWEAKIPEISRVRMGKYSDSTLFVAYWYPQMSVYDDLQGWDMQNYTMNQEFYNNFADFDVKVTVPEGFLVWATGELQNPSEVYSDAILDSWKKAMNSEKIVNIITNENKTALKTKKGKNTFYYKAKFVPDFAFASAVDYLWDASTMIVDKKTGRKAFVSAVYNENSEDFYQVADIAVKAINYFSEDLPGVPYPYPVMTVFNGQGGMEFPMMVNDGSENSYASAVGLTSHEIAHTYFPFFMGTNEVKYAFMDEGWARMIPYKFQKEVGKYNPVANQMKAFDELAGREFEVPPMVPSIQLKGQTYRMAAYNRPSLAYLFLQDIMGEEKFREAMRYYISLWNGKHPMPFDFFNTMSSFYGEDLSWYFKSWFFNWDYPDMTLKYSLIDGDKTKGKGAGDGEVAVVVENKGRLPLPVRIYEVNGDNKKLIYSKTALVWKEGRKSLNINLPVLRKGASYLLGDENVPDVNRVDNLLK; encoded by the coding sequence ATGTTCCGGTTTGCAATCGTTCCGTTAATCATTCTTCTGTCATTCTCAGGCTTCGCCCAGAACTTTGAAATAAATGAGTATATGCCCCTGAATATCAGAGAGGCGGTTGAAAGCGGATTTCGGACTCCGGAGGGAAAACCGGGGAAAAATTATGTGATGAACGATGTTGCTTACAAAATTGATGCAGAATTGTTTCCCGTCGAGGGAGTGGTAAAAGGAAAAATCAATATCGAATATAAAAACAACTTTCCCAAAAACCTCACAAAACTCGTTCTGAGATTATATCAGGATGCATTTAAAAAGGGAGTGGCGAGGGATTTTCAGATCAATCCAAAAGATGTGCATGACGGCACTGTAATATCCGACCTGAAAATTGATGGTGTGGAGATCGATTTAAAAAGCGGGATGATTAACAGGTCTGGCACATTAATGACGATAAGTCTCGATTCACCTTTGTTAAGTGGTGCAAAGGTTTCGCTCGCAATGAATTGGGAGGCTAAAATTCCGGAGATATCCAGAGTCAGAATGGGGAAATACAGCGATTCAACCCTCTTCGTTGCCTACTGGTACCCCCAGATGTCAGTTTATGATGATCTTCAGGGATGGGACATGCAAAACTACACCATGAATCAGGAATTTTACAATAATTTTGCAGATTTTGATGTAAAAGTTACCGTTCCCGAGGGATTCCTTGTTTGGGCAACGGGAGAATTGCAAAACCCGTCAGAAGTATATTCAGATGCAATTCTTGACTCATGGAAAAAGGCTATGAACTCTGAAAAGATTGTAAACATCATCACAAATGAGAACAAAACCGCCCTGAAGACGAAAAAAGGGAAAAACACCTTTTATTATAAAGCCAAATTCGTTCCTGATTTTGCATTTGCTTCTGCAGTTGATTATCTATGGGATGCTTCAACCATGATTGTGGATAAAAAAACAGGCAGAAAAGCTTTTGTATCAGCAGTTTATAACGAAAATTCGGAAGATTTTTATCAGGTTGCTGACATTGCGGTTAAGGCAATAAACTATTTTTCCGAAGATTTACCGGGTGTCCCTTATCCGTACCCTGTGATGACTGTCTTTAATGGTCAGGGAGGTATGGAGTTTCCGATGATGGTGAACGACGGGTCCGAAAATTCGTATGCCTCGGCCGTGGGGCTCACTTCTCACGAAATTGCACACACATATTTCCCGTTTTTTATGGGAACAAATGAAGTGAAATATGCTTTTATGGACGAGGGCTGGGCAAGAATGATTCCTTACAAATTTCAGAAAGAAGTCGGGAAATACAATCCGGTAGCAAACCAGATGAAGGCTTTCGACGAACTCGCCGGACGAGAGTTTGAAGTGCCGCCTATGGTACCTTCAATTCAACTTAAAGGACAAACCTACAGAATGGCAGCCTATAACAGACCTTCACTTGCTTATCTCTTTTTGCAGGATATTATGGGTGAGGAGAAATTCCGTGAAGCCATGAGATATTATATCTCATTGTGGAACGGAAAGCACCCGATGCCGTTTGACTTTTTTAATACCATGAGCAGTTTCTATGGTGAAGACCTTAGCTGGTATTTTAAATCGTGGTTTTTTAACTGGGATTATCCTGACATGACATTGAAATACAGTTTAATCGACGGAGATAAAACAAAAGGGAAGGGAGCCGGGGATGGTGAAGTGGCGGTTGTGGTTGAAAACAAAGGGAGACTCCCGTTGCCAGTACGAATCTATGAAGTAAACGGGGATAACAAGAAACTCATTTACTCCAAAACCGCTCTCGTATGGAAAGAAGGAAGAAAATCACTTAATATCAACCTGCCTGTGCTGCGAAAAGGTGCATCCTACCTGCTTGGTGACGAAAATGTTCCTGATGTGAACAGAGTTGATAATCTTTTGAAGTAA
- the aroA gene encoding 3-phosphoshikimate 1-carboxyvinyltransferase — MTLKTIKQIQRVKGELTFSGDKSVSHRAVIFAAMAEGESVIKNISHSADVESSINCLKELGAGFEKRGEDLVVTGVGFKGFKKPEKDLDAGNSGTTARLLAGLLSAQDFESTLTGDDSLRTRPMERVANPLKKIGAKIELTGNSLPMTVSKGKFKSAEITLEVASAQVKSALILAGLHLGRGKLTLIDPFETRNHTEEMLGIPREAHPSGKVMTVSKAYYPKPGEFTVPGDISSAMFFIVLTLIAGDTLRIKNLLLTPERTMAIEILKRMGGQIIVDREETGNCGKSGDIFVKRSDLINIEIDPEEIPLIIDEIPALTIAGLFAEGGFQIKNAKELRVKETDRISAIVKNLQFCGAGVAEYDDGFLLYGKDLDDFALFESYGDHRIAMAFSILAALLNQGGKVNESECVAVSNPAFYDQLDSISKKD; from the coding sequence ATGACTTTAAAGACAATCAAGCAGATACAAAGAGTAAAAGGTGAACTGACCTTTTCTGGCGACAAATCGGTATCTCACAGGGCTGTGATTTTTGCTGCAATGGCTGAAGGGGAGTCGGTGATTAAGAATATTTCTCACAGTGCCGATGTCGAATCATCCATCAACTGCCTGAAAGAGCTGGGAGCCGGATTCGAAAAGAGAGGGGAGGATCTGGTTGTAACGGGTGTTGGTTTTAAGGGATTCAAAAAGCCTGAGAAAGATCTTGATGCCGGAAATTCAGGGACGACCGCACGACTTTTGGCAGGACTTCTTTCTGCTCAGGATTTCGAATCAACCCTCACAGGTGATGATTCCCTCAGAACCAGACCGATGGAGAGGGTGGCAAATCCCCTCAAGAAAATTGGTGCCAAAATTGAGCTTACGGGCAACTCCCTCCCGATGACGGTCAGTAAAGGGAAGTTCAAATCGGCTGAGATTACTCTTGAAGTGGCGAGTGCACAGGTAAAAAGTGCACTGATTCTCGCGGGGTTACATCTCGGAAGAGGCAAATTGACTCTGATTGATCCATTTGAAACGAGAAATCATACCGAGGAGATGCTCGGGATTCCAAGGGAGGCACACCCCTCGGGAAAAGTAATGACCGTTTCAAAAGCATACTATCCAAAACCGGGAGAGTTTACGGTTCCGGGTGATATTTCGAGTGCGATGTTCTTCATAGTTCTTACCCTGATAGCGGGGGATACCCTCAGAATTAAAAATCTCCTTCTTACGCCTGAGCGGACAATGGCGATCGAAATTCTGAAACGAATGGGTGGTCAAATAATTGTGGACAGGGAAGAGACGGGAAACTGTGGCAAGTCGGGCGATATTTTTGTTAAAAGATCCGACCTTATAAATATAGAAATTGACCCTGAAGAGATTCCCCTTATTATCGATGAAATTCCCGCTTTAACCATTGCCGGACTTTTTGCAGAGGGGGGATTTCAGATAAAAAATGCAAAAGAACTTAGAGTGAAAGAGACAGACAGAATCTCCGCAATTGTGAAAAATCTTCAGTTCTGCGGTGCGGGAGTGGCAGAGTATGATGACGGATTCCTTTTGTACGGAAAGGATTTGGATGATTTTGCCCTTTTTGAGAGCTACGGCGATCACAGAATCGCGATGGCTTTTTCAATTCTTGCGGCACTTCTGAATCAGGGGGGGAAAGTAAATGAATCAGAGTGTGTCGCGGTTTCCAATCCCGCTTTTTATGATCAATTAGACTCAATTTCCAAAAAGGACTGA
- a CDS encoding RNA methyltransferase, with amino-acid sequence MEKSREITQSRREKILRVAANRQNDLTLVLENIHDPHNVSAILRSCDAVGIKKVSLLYNIEKFPKLGGKSSASASKWVETEKFKTVDDCYTSLREKGFIIAASYLDENSRSLYDIDFTRKVAFVMGNEHRGVSPDALAKADFSYYIPMKGMIQSLNASVAAAVSVYEAMRQKLLAGHYQQSRLPDDEYEEMVSKWMKK; translated from the coding sequence TTGGAAAAATCCCGCGAAATTACACAATCCCGCCGCGAAAAGATTCTTCGTGTAGCAGCAAACAGACAGAATGATCTCACTTTAGTACTTGAAAACATACACGACCCCCACAATGTGAGTGCAATTCTAAGAAGTTGCGATGCTGTGGGCATAAAAAAAGTATCACTCCTCTACAATATTGAAAAATTCCCGAAACTTGGCGGTAAGTCATCAGCTTCAGCATCGAAGTGGGTGGAGACTGAAAAATTCAAAACCGTTGATGATTGCTACACTTCGCTTCGTGAAAAAGGATTTATCATCGCAGCCAGTTATCTGGATGAAAATTCGAGATCGCTTTATGACATCGATTTCACCCGTAAGGTTGCTTTTGTAATGGGAAATGAGCACAGAGGTGTTTCACCCGATGCACTCGCCAAAGCGGATTTCAGTTATTACATTCCCATGAAAGGGATGATTCAAAGTCTTAATGCCTCGGTTGCCGCTGCAGTATCTGTTTATGAGGCGATGAGGCAGAAACTTCTCGCAGGACATTATCAGCAGTCCCGGCTTCCGGATGATGAATATGAAGAGATGGTTTCGAAGTGGATGAAGAAATAG
- the deoC gene encoding deoxyribose-phosphate aldolase, with product MIDHTLLKPDATIAEIKTLCAEAKQYEFASVCVNPCHVKLCSDLLRGTRVKVCTVIGFPLGSNPTAVKRAEAEQAMAEGAQELDMVINVGWLKSGMYREVFEDIQQIVIPAKNRRIIVKVILETCLLTDEEIVKASLICKQAGANYVKTSTGFSKGGATVQAVALMRQVVGTTLGVKASGGIRTTEDAKAMVESGADRIGASASVKIVTGGGSGSGTGSY from the coding sequence ATGATTGACCATACCCTCCTTAAACCCGATGCAACGATTGCCGAAATAAAAACTCTTTGTGCAGAGGCGAAGCAGTATGAATTTGCGAGTGTATGTGTGAATCCTTGCCATGTAAAACTGTGCAGCGATCTGCTCAGGGGGACGAGAGTAAAAGTTTGTACCGTTATCGGCTTCCCTTTGGGTTCCAACCCGACTGCTGTAAAAAGGGCTGAAGCGGAGCAGGCAATGGCAGAGGGAGCGCAGGAACTTGACATGGTAATTAATGTCGGCTGGCTGAAATCGGGGATGTACCGTGAGGTTTTTGAAGACATTCAACAGATTGTGATTCCTGCGAAAAACAGAAGAATAATTGTAAAAGTGATCCTTGAGACATGTCTTCTGACAGATGAGGAGATCGTAAAGGCTTCGCTGATCTGCAAACAGGCAGGTGCAAATTATGTAAAAACCTCCACCGGCTTCTCGAAGGGGGGTGCAACGGTGCAGGCGGTCGCTCTGATGCGGCAGGTTGTGGGTACCACACTCGGAGTGAAGGCATCAGGTGGAATAAGGACCACGGAAGATGCAAAAGCGATGGTGGAAAGCGGTGCCGACAGAATTGGTGCCAGTGCCAGCGTAAAAATTGTGACGGGCGGTGGCAGTGGTTCTGGAACTGGTAGTTACTAA
- the folD gene encoding bifunctional methylenetetrahydrofolate dehydrogenase/methenyltetrahydrofolate cyclohydrolase FolD — MILIDGKKVSSEIKAELKIEIEELRLKTGRVPGLVVIIVGNNPASEVYVRNKHKSCGEVGINSVVVNLPEDTTEKELLKTVEYYNENRDFHGILVQLPLPKQINEDVIIRAVNPKKDVDAFHPQTVGEMVTGNPGFLPCTPAGVVELLKRYDIDPAGKHVVVVGRSNIVGKPAALLLMQKKKFANAIVTVCHSAARDISVFTKQADILIAAMGVPKFIKKEMVKEGVVVIDVGTNRVEDATSKTGYRLVGDVDFDRVSEVASYITPVPGGVGPMTIAMLLKNTVKAFKDYGM; from the coding sequence ATGATTCTTATCGACGGTAAAAAAGTATCCAGTGAGATCAAAGCCGAACTCAAGATTGAGATTGAAGAACTCAGACTCAAAACAGGGAGGGTTCCGGGACTTGTAGTCATAATAGTCGGCAATAACCCGGCGAGCGAAGTTTATGTAAGAAACAAACATAAATCATGTGGTGAAGTCGGGATAAATTCGGTTGTTGTGAACCTGCCGGAGGATACCACTGAAAAAGAACTTCTGAAGACTGTTGAGTATTACAATGAAAATCGTGATTTTCACGGGATACTCGTTCAGTTGCCTCTTCCAAAGCAGATAAATGAAGATGTGATAATCAGGGCGGTTAATCCCAAAAAAGATGTTGACGCTTTTCACCCCCAAACAGTCGGTGAGATGGTAACAGGTAATCCCGGATTTCTGCCGTGTACACCTGCAGGTGTTGTGGAACTGCTAAAGAGATATGATATTGATCCGGCAGGAAAGCATGTGGTTGTGGTGGGTAGAAGCAACATAGTCGGCAAACCTGCCGCACTTCTTTTGATGCAGAAAAAGAAATTTGCAAATGCAATAGTAACAGTTTGTCATTCGGCAGCCAGGGATATTTCTGTATTCACAAAGCAGGCGGATATCCTGATAGCGGCAATGGGAGTTCCTAAATTTATCAAAAAAGAGATGGTAAAAGAGGGAGTTGTTGTTATAGATGTGGGGACAAACAGAGTGGAGGACGCCACTTCAAAGACGGGATACAGACTTGTGGGTGATGTCGATTTTGACAGAGTTTCGGAGGTCGCCTCGTATATTACACCCGTTCCGGGTGGTGTAGGACCGATGACCATCGCAATGTTATTAAAAAACACAGTAAAAGCATTCAAAGATTACGGAATGTAA